Within the Acinetobacter radioresistens DSM 6976 = NBRC 102413 = CIP 103788 genome, the region GATATTGAGAATGAATATGGTGAACAGAAAACTTTACGAATTGTCGGGGTAGATGAGATTTATGATTATCATCCTCAACATATTTCAATTGATTCACCTATGGCTAGGGCATTACTTTCAAAACAGGTGAATGATGAGATTGAAGTTATGACCCCTTCAGGGAAGAAGCAGTGGTATATCAATGCAATTCGTTATGAAAAACCATAAAATTTATAATATCTGGTTCTATTTTGAACACTTGTCCAATTAAATCTACAAAATGATTTGCCAATTTTACGAATAGTTTATATGATAGCGCTCGTTGGAAGCGTGGCAGAGTGGTTTAATGCACCGGTCTTGAAAACCGACGAGGGTTCACGCCCTCCGTGAGTTCGAATCTCACCGCTTCCGCCAGAATTCTAAATAAGCCGCTTATCTAGCGGCTTATTTTTTTATCATTGTCTCTTTAATAATAGCCATTTATTAATAAGAGTAGTGTAGACAATAAAAATATAAAAATTAATGTAGCAAAATAATTTCTATTTAATCCTTATTATTGAATGTTAGAATTTGTTAAAAAGATTAGTCTTCTTATTATTTAATTCCCTGTTTTAAATAAAATTAATATGTAATCAATAAATAATTTTCTCACAGTACTATCGGTTTTATCTGTATTTTTATTTTAGAGAATATAAGATAATCATTATCTCGGTGACTTTATAGTATTTATAAAACAATGAAAAAAATCTACTTAACGATTTTTGGGTTTGTGATAAGTTTAGGGGTACAGGCTCAAAATAACCCAATGGATACCGCTGACGTTTATCCATTGTGGGAGCAGTATTACCAGGTTGAAAGTCAGGATACTAATAAAGCAGACAGTTTACTTAACCAGATTGCCCTAAAGACACCAAATGATCCTAAAGTCTGGAAAACTTGGGCATACTTGGCCTTGCGTCAAAATGATAATAATAAAGCCTTAGAATATATTAATCGTTCGCTTGCCTTAGACTCATCTGATGATCAGCTTCTCATGCAAAAAGCTTATTTGTTAAATGTGGCGAATAGAAATGATGAAGCACTCGTTATATTCAAGCAATTACAAAGCTCTTCCAATCAGGAAATTGCATCCCAGTCTAAACAGGCGGTACAGAACCTGTCAGGAACAGGTAATACGTCAGCCAAGAAAACCTTTGCTGATGTTTATTTCTCGCCTTCTTATGAAGGACGTTATGACACTACAATTTTACCGTTAAAGATTCGTTATGGCCGTTATTTCGATGAAAACAATCAAGGCCAGATCTATGGATTTGCCAGTGTCAATCGTGATACCCGTTCCACAGGCGGCGCCCGTCCAGAAATTATTGACCAGAATGCCGCCATAGTAGGTTTGGGGGTAAACTACCGTCCGTGGAAATGGCCTGTTTACCTATATCTGGAAGCAGGTGGTAGCTATGATCTGATTGATCTGAACCGGAAAAAATTTAGGGAAAGCATTAATGGTGGTTTAACAGGCTATCAGGAGTGGTACTGGGGGATGGATCAGGCCAGCCATATGCCAGCTCAGCAAAGTAATCAGTATTTTGCTGAACTTTATGGTAATGCCGCTGCTTATTCACGTGAGGATTATAATCTGATCAGTGATTTGCGATTACGGACAGGCTGGAATTTTAACTATAATGATTGGGGTAATATACAGGCTTATGTGAAACTGCATACCATTAATGATAGTGAACAGGAATATTATAATAACATAGCAGAAATAGGGCCCGGCATCGCATGGCAACCAGCAGGGCTGCCGTTAAAACTACGTATTGAACAAATGTACGGGAAATATGTTAATGGAACCCCGGCATCTGTAGATAGTAGCTTTGATAATACCCGTGTTGAATTAACGTTTTACCGGAGTTTCTAATAATGCTAATACATATTTCTTTTATTTTCGGAACTCGCCCTGAACTGATTAAGCTGGCTCCAGTAATTTTACAAGCACGACAAGATTTCCGTTTCGAAGTAAGTGTAGTATTTACCGGGCAGCATCTAGAATTGGTACGTGATGCTATAGATTTTTTCCAGATTGAAATTGACCATCATCTACAGGTCATGCAGCCGGGCAAAAGCTTGAATATTTTATTGAGCACGGCTCTAACCGAACTGGACCGTGTCTATACCCAAATGTCAAAATGTGATGCTATTGTGGTGCAGGGCGACACAACAACAGTACTGGCTGGTGCTTTAGTCGCATTTAATTTAAATATTGGACTGGCTCATGTAGAAGCTGGTTTGCGCTCTTTCGATTTGCTGCATCCTTTTCCAGAAGAAGGAAATCGTCAGTTAGTATCTCGTCTGGCACGCTGGCATTTTGCCCCGACTGCACTTTCGGCCAGTAACTTGTTACAGGAAAATGTGCCTGAAGAACATATTTTTGTCACAGGTAATACGGTAGTAGATGCCATATACAGTGCGCGTGAGATTATGCAGGCTTCTTCACAACAATCTCAACAGCGTTTAAAAAGACTTAGCTTAAATCTGCAGGAAAAAAATAAACTGGTTCTAATTACTGCCCATCGACGTGAAAATTTTGGGCAGGGTATACAGAATATATGTCAGGCCATACATGAGCTATGTCAACGTTATCCAGAGTTGCATTTTGCCTGGCCAGTTCATCTTAATCCGCATGTGCATACAGTTGCTCATCAGGAGTTCGCTCAACATCCGCAGGTACATTTACTTAGTCCATTAGATTATCCTGACCTGCTTGCTATTTTGCAGGCCTCATATCTGATTATGACAGATTCTGGAGGGATTCAGGAGGAAAGTCCAACCTATCAAAAACCAGTTCTTATTTTACGGGATGTCACTGAACGTCCAGAAGTAGTGGAGGCTGGTTGTGGTGTTCTGGTTGGCACAGATGTGACTAAAATCGTTCAGGAATTTTCACGACTGATGGATGATCATTCATATTACCTTCAGCATGCTGAAGTTGAAAACCCATTTGGTGATGGCCGGGCATCGGGTCGCATTCTTGAGCAGATTATCAAAGATTTAAACCCTGCTTCCTCTTAAAAATTGATTTTCATCCATATATAGAGCCATAAAACACTGGCTCTATTTAAATAGTGGGGACCATCAAAAATGAAAATTCGCTGTCCGGAATAGGCTTTAAGCTGTTTACTGATTTCCCAAGGATAGGCAGCTCTGAATGTTCCATCTTTTTTTAGTCGAAATGCCTCTAAAATAATTACCACCCGGTCTTCACCAAATTGCTCTTTTAAAGTTTCATAAATTTGTGCAGCTTCTTCAGGACTGCGCGTTCCTACACCCACGCCATCCTGGAAAAA harbors:
- a CDS encoding tetratricopeptide repeat protein, with amino-acid sequence MKKIYLTIFGFVISLGVQAQNNPMDTADVYPLWEQYYQVESQDTNKADSLLNQIALKTPNDPKVWKTWAYLALRQNDNNKALEYINRSLALDSSDDQLLMQKAYLLNVANRNDEALVIFKQLQSSSNQEIASQSKQAVQNLSGTGNTSAKKTFADVYFSPSYEGRYDTTILPLKIRYGRYFDENNQGQIYGFASVNRDTRSTGGARPEIIDQNAAIVGLGVNYRPWKWPVYLYLEAGGSYDLIDLNRKKFRESINGGLTGYQEWYWGMDQASHMPAQQSNQYFAELYGNAAAYSREDYNLISDLRLRTGWNFNYNDWGNIQAYVKLHTINDSEQEYYNNIAEIGPGIAWQPAGLPLKLRIEQMYGKYVNGTPASVDSSFDNTRVELTFYRSF
- the wecB gene encoding non-hydrolyzing UDP-N-acetylglucosamine 2-epimerase, which codes for MLIHISFIFGTRPELIKLAPVILQARQDFRFEVSVVFTGQHLELVRDAIDFFQIEIDHHLQVMQPGKSLNILLSTALTELDRVYTQMSKCDAIVVQGDTTTVLAGALVAFNLNIGLAHVEAGLRSFDLLHPFPEEGNRQLVSRLARWHFAPTALSASNLLQENVPEEHIFVTGNTVVDAIYSAREIMQASSQQSQQRLKRLSLNLQEKNKLVLITAHRRENFGQGIQNICQAIHELCQRYPELHFAWPVHLNPHVHTVAHQEFAQHPQVHLLSPLDYPDLLAILQASYLIMTDSGGIQEESPTYQKPVLILRDVTERPEVVEAGCGVLVGTDVTKIVQEFSRLMDDHSYYLQHAEVENPFGDGRASGRILEQIIKDLNPASS